DNA from Variovorax sp. PBL-H6:
ATCCAGCGCGTCATGACGACGGCGGCCTCGAAGCTCTGCGGGTCCTTCTGCAGGCCGCTGGCCATGGCCCAGACCATCAGCGGCGCCCCGATCACGCCGGCTACGCACAAGAGGACGAGGGTCCAGGTCAGCAGCGTCCCCACGTGGTCCACCAGAGCCTTGGCGCCCGTTTCGCCGTGCTCGGTCTTGTTGGCCGCCAGCACCGGCACGAAGGCCTGGCTGAAGGCGCCCTCGCCGAATACGCGCCGAAACAGGTTGGGAATGCGAAAGGCGACGTAGAACGCGTCCGTCATCGCGCTGACGCCGAACACCGAGGTCATGAGCACGTCGCGGATGAGCCCCGTGATGCGGGAAGCAAGCGTCAGCAGGGAGACGGTGGAGGCGGATTTGAAGAGCGACACGGCCGGAAGTGTATGTGGCTGCGCGAGCTCTCCCTGGCGGCCGGGACGGGCGGTCGCCCAGGCCCTATAATGGAGGGCTTTGCCGCATCATCCGCAGACACCGTAAGGAACATCCATCATGGCATCCACCAAGCCCAAGAAAAAGAACCCGCGCCTCGCGTCGGGCCGCAAGCGCGTCCGCCAGGACACCAAGCTCAACGCCGCGAACACCTCGCTGCGCTCCAAGTACCGCACCGCTGTGAAGAATGTCGAGAAGGCCGTCGTGGCCGGCGACAAGACCAAGGCGGCAGAACTCTTTGCAAAGGCCCAGAGCATCGTCGACACCATCGCCGACAAGGGCATCTTCCACAAGAACAAGGCAGCTCGCGACAAGAGCCGCCTGGCAGCCAAGGTCAAGACCCTGGCGCTCGCCGAAAAGGCCGCCGCCTGACGTCTTCAGGCAAGCCCGGACGGGCATCGCGCCAGTCCGCCGTTTGATCTGGGTGCGCTGCAGCAAAGTGAAAAAACCGCCTTCGGGCGGTTTTTTCATGGGCGGGTACTTCTTACTTGCGCTTGCCTGAGGCGGGCCCAGCGTCCGGCACAAGGCAGGCCTCGGCGACCTGCAGGTTGTTATCGCGAGCGAAGTTCATCACGAAGTCCCAGGCCATCACTTCGGCCTCACGCAATTCAGCGCTCACCACCACGCACTTGACCCCATTGACCACCGTTGGCACGCACCAGGGCGAATAGCTCAGGTGGCTGTCAGGCTGAGGGCCACCCGGGCGGAACGAGCACATCACGCCCGCCAGCCGCTCCGCCCAATCGCTCGGGCGAAAGGTCCGGCCATCTTGGGTGATGCCCTGAATGAAAACTTGTTTGGGGATGGGGGAAGCCATGGATTGCGCGGAGGACGCAGGAGAGTGCTGCGCCGCACAATGGATTCTATCCGGGCGGGTCCCGCGAGCGACTCGGTGCAGAGCATTGCTGTGATGCGCAATCCTCAATGACCCTGTCCGAACGCAACCCTAGAATCCCTTTTCCTTTTTCGGAGATCGTATGAGCGCCAATGCCGCCCCCTCCTCGCCCCATGTCATGAACACCTACGGCCGCCTTCCGATCGCGCTGTCGCACGGCCAAGGCTGCCGAGTGTGGGACACCGAGGGCCGCGCCTACCTCGACGGCCTGGGCGGCATCGCGGTCAACACCCTGGGCCACAACCATCCCGAGCTGGTGCCTGCGCTGCAGGAGCAGATCGCCAAGCTGATCCACAGTTCCAACTACTACCACGTGCCAGGCCAGGAGCAGCTGGCCGCGAAGCTCACGGAGCTCTCGGGCCTCACCAATGCGTTCTTCTGCTGCACCGGCCTCGAAGCCAACGAGGCCGCGCTGAAGCTGGCACGCAAGTTCGGCCACGACAAGGGCATCGAGCGCCCCGAGATCGTGGTCTACGAGGCCGCGTTCCACGGCCGCAGCATCGCCACCTTGTCGGCCACGGGAAACCCGAAGGTGCAGCAGGGCTTCGGGCCGCTGGTCGAGGGCTTCATCCGTGTGCCGCTCAATGACATCGAGGCGCTGAAGAAAGCGACCGAGGGCAACCCGAACGTGGTGGCGGTGTTCTTCGAGACCATCCAGGGCGAAGGCGGCATCCACCCCATGCGCTGGGAGTACCTGCGCGCGGTACGCGAGCTGTGCGACGAGCGCGACTGGCTGATGATGATCGACGAGGTGCAGTGCGGCATGGGCCGCACCGGCAAGTGGTTTGCACACCAATGGGCCGGCATCAAGCCGGACGTGATGCCGCTGGCCAAGGGCCTGGGCTCGGGCGTGCCGGTCGGAGCGGTGGTGGCCGGCCCGCGCGCCGCCAACCTCTTCGCCCCCGGCAACCACGGCACCACCTTCGGCGGCAATCCGCTCGCGATGCGCGCCGGCATCGAGACCATCCGCATCATGGAAGAGCACAAGCTGCTCGACAACGCCGCCAATGTGGGCGCGCACCTCAAGGCCGCGCTGGAGCGCGAGCTCGGCGGTCTGGCCGGCGTGAAGGAAATCCGCGGCCAGGGGCTGATGCTTGGCATCGAGCTCGATCGTCCCTGCGGCGTGATCCTGAACCGTGCCTGCGAGGCCGGCCTGCTGCTGAGCGTGACCGCCGACAGCGTGATCCGCCTGGTGCCGCCGCTGATCCTCAGCGTGGCGGAAGCGGACGAGATCGTCGCCATCCTCGCGCCCCTCGTGAAGACCTTCCTCGCGGAGGCCACGCCATGACGACGGGTCCGGTTCCGGCGCTGCGCCACTACCTCCAGTTCTCGGACTTCACGACCGACGATTACGCCTATGTCTTCGAGCGTGCCGCGCTGATCAAGAAGAAGTTCAAGGCCTACGAGAAGCACCAGCCGCTCACCGATCGCACCCTCGCCATGATCTTCGAGAAGGCCTCGACGCGCACCCGCGTGAGCTTCGAGGCCGGCATGTACCAGCTGGGGGGCAGCGTGGTGCACCTGACCACCGGCGACAGCCAGCTGGGCCGCGCCGAGCCCATCGAGGACAGCGCCAAGGTCATCAGCCGCATGGTCGACCTGGTGATGATTCGCACCTTCGAGCAGACCAAGATCGAGGCCTTCGCCGCCCACTCGCGCGTGCCGGTCATCAACGGCCTCACGAACGAGTTCCACCCCTGCCAGATCCTGGCGGACATCTTCACCTACATCGAGCACCGCGGCTCGATCAAGGGAAGGACGGTGGCCTGGGTCGGCGACGGCAACAACATGGCCAATACCTGGCTCCAGGCCAGCGAGATCCTGGGCTTCAAGGTGCACGTGAGCACGCCGAGCGGCTACGAGGTCGACCAGTCGATCGCCGGCATCCGCTCGGCCGACAGCTACCAAGTCTTCAAGGACCCCATGGAAGCCTGCCGCGGCGCCGACCTGGTGACTACCGACGTGTGGACCAGCATGGGCTACGAGGCCGAGAACGAAGCCCGCCGCGCCGCCTTCGCCGACTGGTGCGTGGACGAGGACATGATGCGCGCGGCACAGCCCGACGCCCTCTTCATGCACTGCCTGCCTGCCCATCGCGGCGAGGAAGTGGAGGCCGAGGTCATCGACGGCCCACAGTCGGTGGTCTGGGATGAGGCCGAGAACCGCCTTCACGCGCAGAAGGCGCTGATGGAGTTCCTCCTGCTCGGGCGGCAGCCCGCCTGATTCGGTGATCGGCGCCATTGCCCATGTTTGCATTCTGTTGGAAATAACCGACACCACGACGCTGTGCACGGCGCTAACTTCGCGCCATGAACCAACGCATCTGGGACATCTCACCGCCGGTGCATGAAGGCGCGCCGGTCTTTCCCGGCGACACACCGTACCGCCAGCGTTGGGCCGCGACCATCGCGCCGGGCTGCCCCGTCAATGTCAGCGAGATCACGCTTTCGCCGCACGTCGGTGCGCATGCCGATGCGCCGCTGCACTACGACCCGGAAGGCGCCACCATCGGCGAGGTGGACCTCTCTCCCTACCTCGGCCCCTGCCGGGTGATCCACGCGATCGCGCGCGGCCCGTTGATCGAGTGGGTGCACATCGCGCATGCCGTGCACCAGCTGCCGCCGCGCGTGCTGGTCCGCACCTATGAACGCGCCCCTGTCGATCGGTGGGACGGTGCGCTCGCGGCCTACGCACCCGCCACCATAGAGCGTCTCGCGGCGCTGGGCGTGAAGCTCATCGGCATCGACACTGCCAGCATCGACCCTGCCGACAGCAAGGCCCTCGACAGTCACCAGGCGATCCGCCGCCTGGGCCTGCGCGTGCTCGAGAACCTTGTGCTCGACGCGGTGCCGGAAGGCGACTACGAACTGATCGCGCTGCCGCTCAAGCTGGTGACGGCCGACGCTTCCCCTGTTCGCGCGGTCCTGCGCCAACTCACCGCCCCACGACCATGACTCTCGACGACTGCCGGCGCCTCGATGCCGAAGACCCCCTTGCACCACTGCGCGGCCAATTCATCCTGCCCGAGGGCGTGATCTACCTCGACGGCAATTCGCTCGGCGTGCTGCCAAGGGCCGCGCCTGCGCGCATTGCCGAAGTGGTCGCGCAGGAGTGGGGCGAAGGCCTCATCCGCTCCTGGAACAGCGCCCGCTGGATCGACCTGCCACAGCGCCTGGGCGACAAGGTGGCCCGGCTGATCGGCGCTGCCCCGGGCGAGGTGGTCTGCACCGACGGCACCTCGGTCAATCTCTACAAGGTGCTGTTCGCCGCCCTCTCGCAGATGAAGCCCAGCGGCCGGCGCGTCGTGGTCAGCGAACGCAGCAACTTCCCGACCGACCTGTACATCGCCGAATCGCTGTGCCGCGAGCGCGGCTTCACGCTGAAGCTGATCGACGAAAGCGAGCTGCCCGCCGTGCTGGACGAGCACGTCGCGGTGCTGATGTTGACGCACGTCAACTACCGCACCGGCGCGATGCACGACATGAAGGCGCTCACCGCCGCGGCCCACGCCGCCGGCGCGCTCACGGTCTGGGACCTCGCGCACAGCGCGGGCGCCGTGCCGGTGGCGCTCAACGACTGCGGGGCTGACTTCGCGATCGGATGCGGCTACAAGTACCTCAATGGCGGCCCGGGCGCGCCGGCCTTCGTCTGGGTGCATGAGCGGCATGCCAGCCGCTTCGAGCAGCCCTTGTCGGGTTGGTTCGGCCATGCGGCACCCTTCGAATTCACGCCGCACTACCGGCCCGCGCCCGGGGTCACGCGGTATCTCTGCGGTACCCAGCCAGTCCTGGCCCTGTCCGCCCTCGAATGCGGACTCGACACCGTACTTGCGTCCGAGCCCTTTAACGGCGATCAAGGCGGCATGGCGGCACTGCGCGCCAAGTCGCTGGCACTGACCGATGCCTTCATCGCCCTGGTCGAGGAACGCTGCCCGGGCCGTTTCACGCTGGTCACGCCGCGCGAGCATGCCCGGCGAGGTTCGCAGGTCTGCCTGGCGCTCGCCGACAACGGCCCCGGCGCCTACGCCATCGTTCAGGCACTGATCGCCCGCGGCGTGATCGGCGACTTCCGCGCCGGCGACAGCCAGATGCCCGACATCCTGCGTTTCGGCTTCACGCCGCTGTACCTTGGCTTCGAGGATGTCTGGAACGCCGTCGAGCACCTGGTGCAGGTGCTGGAGCGCGAGGAATGGAAGCGCCCCGAGTTCAACCAGAAGCTCGCCGTGACCTGAGGGAAGCCCATCATGCATTGCACGGCCCGCAGGGCGGAGGTTTTTCAATGAGCACCGAAAAAATCGTCCACGAAGAAAAGGCGCAGCTCGACTTCAGCGCCTCGATGAGCTACAGCGACTACCTGAGCCTCGACGCCATCCTCAACGCCCAGCACCCACGCTCGCCGGCGCACGACGAGATGCTTTTCATCGTGCAGCACCAGACCAGCGAACTTTGGATGAAGCTGATGCTGCACGAGCTGCGCGCCGCCATCGGCTGCGTCGCGCAGGACGAACTCGCCAGTGCCTTCAAGATGCTCGCGCGTGTCTCGCGCATCATGGAACAGCTGGTGCATGCCTGGGATGTGCTGGCCACCATGACGCCGCCCGAGTACAGCGCGATGCGCCCCTATCTCGGCAGCTCCAGCGGCTTCCAGAGCTGGCAGTACCGGTGTGTCGAATTCGCGCTCGGCAACAAGAATGCCGCCATGCTCAAGCCTCACGAGCATCGGCCCGAGCTGCTGGCCGAGGTCGAAGCGGCCTGGCGCGCGCCCTCGCTCTATGACGAGGCGCTGCGCCTGCTGGCGCGCCGCGGCTTCCCCGTCCCGGCCGACCATGTCGAGCGCGACTGGACCCGCCCGTACGAATCCAGCGATGGCGTGGAGCAGGTCTGGCTGAGCATCTACCGCGATCCGAAGCAGCACTGGGACCTCTACCAGCTGGGCGAGGAGTTGACCGACCTGGAAGACGCCTTCCGCCTCTGGCGCTTCCGCCACGTGACCACCGTCGAGCGCGTGATCGGCTTCAAGCGTGGCACCGGTGGCACGGGCGGCGTGAGCTATTTGCGCAAGATGCTCGACGTGGTGCTGTTTCCGGAGATCTGGAAGCTGCGCACGGATCTCTAGTTCCGGCTCGATCGGCCCGGCGGCACCGCTGGAAACTTCGCCGCTGTCAGCCGATTCTGGACGGCCTGCACGGCGGACTTCAGATCGCCGAGATGGCGCTTCACGATCTCCTGCTCGGTCGCGACTGCCGGCAGCCACGCGCAACTGATGCACCCGACCACCACATCACCGAGCTGAATCGGCACCGAAATGGCGCCGAATCGCTCCGGCGAATCCAGGCTCGTCGGACTCGGGTCGCGCGATGCATAGCCCTGCGCCCGGTAGCGCGCGGGCCAGTCGGCGGCACCATGCGCCTTCAAGGCGGCACGGTCGACCTCGTAGGGCGAACGCGCCAGTCCGGCCAGCAGGCTGCGCCGTTCGGCTTCCGGGCAGAAGGCGAGATAGCAGCGCCCGAGTGAGGACAGCAGCAGCCGCGGGCGAAAGCCGAGCACACGGTAGTTGACGGCGAGTCCGTTGATCGGCCGATGGGTGTCCAGGATCAGCATCGCCAGCCCATCCAGCACGGCGAGGTCGGTCGGCCAGGGGACCACCCGCTGCAACTGCTCCCGCGGCTGCGTCGCGAGCGCTGAAAGTCGAGTGCGCCATTCCACGGCCAATCCCGAGTCACCCGGGCTGGCCGCCGGCACATAGCGGTTCTCGATCTCGTTGCGCTCGATCCACCCGGCCTCCTGCAACGTCCTCAGGATGCGCAGCAGCGTGGCCTTCGACAGCGAGGTCTGGCGGTGCAGGTCCGCCAACGTGGCGGCGGACGACTGCTGGATGGACCAGAACACATCGAGCCCGCGGCGCAGCGCGGTGATCGACTTCACGCCGGGCGCGGGCCCGGCGCTGCGGAAGCTGTCGCGGCGCGATTGGTTCATTGGGTGAAATTATGTCTGGCTGCGCCGGGACCCGCCCCACAGAATTCGCTCGCTTCCTTCATCCCATCACAGCGGGCCCGAGCCCAGGAGACACCCCCATGAAATCCCTTCGACGTCAGCTCACGCTCGGAGCCCTCGCGCTCGCCTGCGGCCTCGCCATCGCCCCTGCCACGGCGCAGACGACCTATCCCGCGAAGCCGATTTCCATCATCGTTTCCTATCCGCCCGGCAGCGACACCGACTCGATCGCGCGCATGCTCGCCGAGCGCTTGTCGCAGCGCCTGAATCAGCCGGTGATCGTGGACAACAAACCGGGCGCGGGCGGCACGCTCGGCAACGCATTCGTCAGCCGCGCCGCGCACGACGGCTACACGCTGCTTTTCACGCCCAACCCGTTCACCACCGCGCCGATGGTGCTGCGGCTGTCGCCCGCCGCCAGCTATGACGTGCTTCACGGCTTCGAGCCCATCATCCAGATCGCGACCCAGCCCCTCGTGCTGGTGGCTCATCCTGGCGTCGGCGCGAAGTCGGTGCCGGAGATGGTCGCACTGGCCCGCTCCGGCAAGACGCTCAGCTACGCCTCCCCGGGCGCCGGCTCGCCAATGCACATCGCGGGTGAGTGGCTCAACCGCACTGCCGGCGTGAAGATCACGCATGTGCCGTACCGTGGCGTCGCCCCGTCGGTCAACGACGTCGTTGCCGGCCATGTCGACACAGCCTGGGTGACGCTCGGCGTGGTGAGCCAGTACACCAGCCAGAACCGGCTCCTCCCCCTGGCCATCGGCGACGCCAGGCGCTCGCCGCTCGCGCCTCAGGTGCCCACGCTTTCCGAACTGGGCTACAAGGACGTCGTGGTCGGCGCCTGGAACGGGTTCTTCGCGCCCAAGGGCACGCCGATCGAGGTCGTGCGCCTGCTCAACGTCCATCTCAACGAGATCATCAAGTCGCCCGAGGTGGTGAGCAAGCTGGCGACCTTCGGCGCTCAGCCGGTCGGCGGCGCACCCGAGGTGCTGGCGAAGACCAACGCAACCGAATACCAGGTGATGGGCAAGCTGATCAAGGAGTTGGCCATCACGGCCGACTGAGGCGGGGCTCCCATGAGTGCATCCACGCTGGGATTCTCGGTGCCCCAGGTCAATGCGCGCTCCAAGGTCACGGGGCGCGCCCTGTACGCCGGCGACATCCAGTTCCCCGGCATGCTGCACGGCAAGGTGCTGCGCAGCCCCTATCCGCACGCCCGCATCGCGCACATCGATGTGACGCAGGCGCTTGCGCTGCCCGGCGTGAAGGCGGTCGTGACGGGGGCCGACGGGCCGCCGGTGCCGTGGGGCGTCCACCACAAGGAACGGCTCACGCTGGCACGCGACGTGGTTCGCTTCGCCGGGGAGGAAGTGGCCGCCGTTGCCGCGACGAGCGAAGAGATCGCACGCGACGCGCTGGACCTGATCCGGGTCGAGTACGAAGAACTGCCAGCCCTCCTCACGCCCGACGAGGCGCTGGCTCCGCAGGCCACGCCGGTCCATCCCGGTCGCGCCGGCAACATCTCGCACGAGATCCGCTTCGAGCGCGGCGACGTCGATGCGGCCTTCACGCAAGCCCACCTGGTGCATGAAGCCACGTACACCACGCATGCGCAATACCCCGGCTATATGGAGCCGATGGCCTCCGTGGCGGCGGTCGATGCCGACGGCCGCCTGCAGGTGTGGACCTCGACCCAATCCGCGTTCCTGGTGCGCGCCCGCCTGGCCGCGGTGCTCGAGCTGCCGGTCTCTCGGGTGCGCGTCATCCAGGCGACCACCGGCGGCGGCTTCGGTGGCAAGATCATCGAGGACGCCAACAGCCTGATCGCCGGACTGCTGGCGCTGCGCACCGGCAGGCCGGTACGGCTCGTCAACACCCGCCTGGAGGATTTCCTCGCCTGCGCGACCAGCGTGCCCGAAAGCATCACGCTCAGGCTCGGCATGGATCGCGCGGGCCGGATCGTCGCCAAGGACGTGCACATCGTGGCCGACTGCGGCGCCTACAGCGGTCTGTCGGCGGAGGTCATGCATGTCAGCGCGATGCGCAGCGACAACATGCACCGCAACGGCAACGTGCGTTCGCACGCCACGCTGGTCTACACACACACGCCGCCGCACGGGGCCTTTCGGGGGTTCGGCGGCACGCAGATGCTGTTCGCACTGAACAGCCACATCGACACCATGGCCCGCAGGCTGGACCTCGATCCGCTGGAGGTCCATCGGCTCAATGCGATCGAGCGCGGCGAAACCTCGGTGCATGGCTGGAAGATCGGCAGCACCGGCCTGACCGAGTGCCTCGCGCAATGCGCCGACGCGATCGGCTGGAGCGGCAGGCGCAGCCGCAACGATGCCATGCAGGGCGCGAAGCGGCGCGGGCTCGGCCTGGCCGCGGCCATGCATGTGAGCGGCAACAGGACCATCGGCGACTGGGACGGCTCCACCGTCATGCTGAAGATCGACGAGGACGGCCGTGTCGTCCTGCACAGCAGCGAGGCGGACATGGGCCAGGGGGCCATGACCATGCTGTCGCAGGTCGTGGCGCACGAGCTCGACATCCCGCTCGCGCATGTGCACGTCGCCCCGCCCGACACCGACAGCTCGCCCTGGTGCATCGGCTCGCTCGCCTCGCGCGTCACCATGGCGGCGGGCAATGCGGCCATCGTGGCGGCGCGCGCCGCGCGGGACAAGCTGCTCGAGCAAGCTGCCGCCATGCTGCAGGCACCCGTCGACGAGCTGCAATGCGCGGGGGGCACGGTGCATGTGCGCGCGATGCCGCAACGCAGCCTCACGCTGGCCGAGCTGGCGCGCGCGCGCCTCTGGCGCCAGGGGGGCGAAGGCATTCAGGTCATCGGCACCTGGGATGCCAGGACCGAGATGTTCGACAAGAAGAGCCTCATGGGCAACATCGCGCCGGCCTACTCCTTCGCTGCGCAGGCGGTCGAGGTCGAAGTCGATATCGAGACGGGACAGGTCACCCTGGTCGACAGCTTCGTGTCCGACGACTGTGGAAGGGCCCTCAATCCGCAGGCGGTCCACGGGCAAAGCAACGGCGCTGCCGCGCAGGCGATCGGCTGGACGCTGTACGAGCGCCTGCAACTGGAGGACGGCCGCATCGCCAACGGCAACTTCGCCGACTACACCATGCCGACGCCGGACGCGCTGCCCATGCTGCGCAGCGGGATCGTGGAATCGAACGACCCCCATGGCCCCTACGGCGCCAAGGGGGCGAGCGAAACGGCGATCCTGCCCGGCCCCGCCGCGATCGCCAACGCCGTGTTCGATGCGGTGGGCGTTCGCATCACGGACCTGCCGATCACGCCCGAGAAGCTGCTGGCTGCGCTGCGCCGGCGAGAGGAGGCGCGCCATGCGTGAGTTCGAGTTCCTGCAGCCGCGCACCGTGACCGAGGCGAGCCGCATGCTTGCCGACCTGGGCGACGAATGCAGGGTGATGGCCGGCGGCACCGCCTTGCTGTTGGCCATGCGCCAGCGCATGGTGGCGCCGTCGCACGTGGTCTCGGCCATGCAGATCGAGGGGCTGCGCGCAATCTCCTTCGATGCGCGCCAAGGCTTGCGCATCGGCGCGCTGGTGAAGCATGCCGAGCTGGCACGCTCCGATGTCGTTCGGCGCCACTACCCCATGCTCGCGGCAATGGCCGCGCAGGTCGCCAATCCGCAGGTGCGCAACCAGGGCACGCTGGGCGGCAACCTCTGCTATGCCGACCCCGCCACCGATCCGCCCGGCTGCCTGATGGCGCACGGCGCGCAGCTGGTGCTGGGCAGCGCGCGCGGCGAACGCGTGCTCTCGATCGAGGAATTCCTGGTGGACTACTACGTGACCGCTCTCGAGCCCGACGAGCTGCTGGTGGAGATCCGCGTCCCGGCGCCGCCATCCGGCGCCGAGGGCCGCTACACGCGCTTCCTGCGCACGGCCGCGGAGCACCGGCCGCTCGCCAGCGTCTCCCTGATGGCGCGGAAGGAGGGCATGCTGTGCCGCGAGGCGAGGCTGGTCGTGGGCGCATCCGTGGCCATTCCGGGCCGCGTCAACCGCGCAGAGGAATTCCTGCGCGGCAGGACCATCACGCAGGCCACGGCAGCAGAGGCCGCCGACATCGTCGCAGCGGACATCGAGCCCATCTCGGACACGCGCGGCACCGCCACTTTCCGACGCGACATGGTGAGGGTCGCCTGCCGCCGGACCATCGCGGGCCTGTTCGGCCTGCAAGGAGAGAACCCATGAGCCAACACGCCATTGCCCTGGTCGTCAACGGAGAACGGCAGGAGGCGGACGTCCCCGCGCGCAGGCTGCTGTCCGACTTCCTGCGGGACGACCTGCACCTGACGGGCACCAAGCGGGGCTGCGAGACCGGCGTCTGCGGCGCCTGCTCGGTGCTGATCGACGGCGAGGTCGTGAAGTCCTGCCTCTCGCTGGCAGTGCATGCCGACGGCTGTTCCGTCACCACGGTCGAAGGGCTGGCGCAGGACGACCGGCTGCACCCTCTGCAGGAAGCGTTCATGCGCTGCGGTGGGCTCCAGTGCGGCTACTGCACGCCGGGGTTCCTGATCGCCTCGTGCGCGCTGCTGGCGAAGAACCCGGCGCCTTCGGAGCACGAGGTGCGCCACGGCCTCGACGGCAACCTGTGCCGCTGCACCGGCTACAGCCAGATCGTTGAGTCGGTGCTGGACGCCGCGGAGAAGATTCATGGAAATTGAGAAGACCCTGGCCTTTGCCGCCCCGCCCACACGGATCTGGGCGCTGCTGCTGGACCCCGAGGTGATGGGCGGTTGCGTTCCTGGCATGCAGTCGATCGAGGTGGTGAGTCCCACCGAATACAAGGCGCTGATGGCGGTGAAGATCGCCTTCGTGAGCGCGAAGTTCAGGCTGAGGACGACCATCCTCGAGCAACGCGCGCCTTGCTACCTGCGCTGCGAAGGCACCGGCGAGGATGCCTCGGTGGCCAGTTCGCTCAAGCAGCAGAGCGAGATGTTCCTGACCGAACAGGCGGACGGCGGCACTCAGCTG
Protein-coding regions in this window:
- a CDS encoding xanthine dehydrogenase family protein molybdopterin-binding subunit — its product is MSASTLGFSVPQVNARSKVTGRALYAGDIQFPGMLHGKVLRSPYPHARIAHIDVTQALALPGVKAVVTGADGPPVPWGVHHKERLTLARDVVRFAGEEVAAVAATSEEIARDALDLIRVEYEELPALLTPDEALAPQATPVHPGRAGNISHEIRFERGDVDAAFTQAHLVHEATYTTHAQYPGYMEPMASVAAVDADGRLQVWTSTQSAFLVRARLAAVLELPVSRVRVIQATTGGGFGGKIIEDANSLIAGLLALRTGRPVRLVNTRLEDFLACATSVPESITLRLGMDRAGRIVAKDVHIVADCGAYSGLSAEVMHVSAMRSDNMHRNGNVRSHATLVYTHTPPHGAFRGFGGTQMLFALNSHIDTMARRLDLDPLEVHRLNAIERGETSVHGWKIGSTGLTECLAQCADAIGWSGRRSRNDAMQGAKRRGLGLAAAMHVSGNRTIGDWDGSTVMLKIDEDGRVVLHSSEADMGQGAMTMLSQVVAHELDIPLAHVHVAPPDTDSSPWCIGSLASRVTMAAGNAAIVAARAARDKLLEQAAAMLQAPVDELQCAGGTVHVRAMPQRSLTLAELARARLWRQGGEGIQVIGTWDARTEMFDKKSLMGNIAPAYSFAAQAVEVEVDIETGQVTLVDSFVSDDCGRALNPQAVHGQSNGAAAQAIGWTLYERLQLEDGRIANGNFADYTMPTPDALPMLRSGIVESNDPHGPYGAKGASETAILPGPAAIANAVFDAVGVRITDLPITPEKLLAALRRREEARHA
- a CDS encoding FAD binding domain-containing protein, yielding MREFEFLQPRTVTEASRMLADLGDECRVMAGGTALLLAMRQRMVAPSHVVSAMQIEGLRAISFDARQGLRIGALVKHAELARSDVVRRHYPMLAAMAAQVANPQVRNQGTLGGNLCYADPATDPPGCLMAHGAQLVLGSARGERVLSIEEFLVDYYVTALEPDELLVEIRVPAPPSGAEGRYTRFLRTAAEHRPLASVSLMARKEGMLCREARLVVGASVAIPGRVNRAEEFLRGRTITQATAAEAADIVAADIEPISDTRGTATFRRDMVRVACRRTIAGLFGLQGENP
- a CDS encoding (2Fe-2S)-binding protein, which codes for MSQHAIALVVNGERQEADVPARRLLSDFLRDDLHLTGTKRGCETGVCGACSVLIDGEVVKSCLSLAVHADGCSVTTVEGLAQDDRLHPLQEAFMRCGGLQCGYCTPGFLIASCALLAKNPAPSEHEVRHGLDGNLCRCTGYSQIVESVLDAAEKIHGN